The proteins below are encoded in one region of Holophagaceae bacterium:
- the vorB gene encoding 3-methyl-2-oxobutanoate dehydrogenase subunit VorB has translation MATPTTTRPKPLLEAEYCKGCLRCIDACAKDCITQGQHVHPGTGMIPVVLNLENCNGCQLCIQACPEPYGLRPQPSDEVGSAEFELEDPAALFGPRAAHLQEPVDHPGVEVPISAREPLMLKGTYASAIGALLAGCRHVFGYPITPSTEGAELMAKILPKLDGAFVQAVSEVAAVNMMYGCAGAGLPCATFTSSPGFSLMLEGISYMIGAELPGVFINIMRGGPGLGNIAPEQADIKLACRGLGHGNTHGIVLAPSTPQEMLDLTRLAFELSFRYRNPVVILGDGYLGQMTGVVRLPDTLTQPGLPAWAVWGDREHRRNLISSILITEVDLEAHNIHLNEKYAEIEAKEQLAELYRCDDAEIIVVACNTPARMAKGAVEAMREQGVKAGLFRPITLWPFPIDAFKPLLSHAKRVIVVEASPGQLQDELRLALSKAELDHPPISSVQRYGGKLPEQVEIEARIQKDHQLIKDARMMEEVKA, from the coding sequence ATGGCGACGCCCACAACGACTCGACCCAAACCCCTCTTGGAAGCTGAATATTGCAAGGGCTGCCTGCGGTGCATCGACGCCTGCGCCAAGGACTGCATCACCCAGGGGCAGCATGTCCATCCTGGAACGGGGATGATCCCGGTGGTGCTAAATCTGGAAAACTGCAACGGTTGCCAGCTCTGCATCCAGGCCTGTCCGGAACCCTACGGCCTGAGGCCGCAGCCTTCGGATGAAGTCGGCAGCGCGGAGTTCGAGTTGGAGGATCCGGCGGCCTTGTTCGGCCCCAGGGCTGCGCATCTCCAGGAGCCCGTGGACCACCCGGGGGTCGAAGTGCCGATTTCGGCCCGCGAACCCCTGATGCTGAAGGGCACCTACGCGTCCGCCATCGGCGCGCTGCTGGCGGGCTGCCGCCACGTCTTCGGCTATCCCATCACCCCGTCCACCGAAGGCGCCGAGCTCATGGCCAAGATCCTGCCCAAGCTCGATGGCGCCTTCGTGCAAGCCGTCAGCGAGGTCGCAGCGGTGAACATGATGTACGGCTGCGCGGGTGCCGGATTGCCCTGCGCGACCTTCACCAGCAGCCCCGGCTTCAGCTTGATGCTGGAAGGCATCAGCTACATGATCGGCGCCGAGCTCCCTGGCGTGTTCATCAACATCATGCGGGGCGGCCCCGGACTCGGGAACATCGCGCCGGAACAGGCCGACATCAAGCTGGCCTGCCGCGGCCTCGGCCATGGGAATACCCATGGCATCGTGCTGGCGCCGTCGACACCCCAGGAAATGCTGGATCTGACCCGCCTCGCCTTCGAGCTGAGCTTCCGGTACCGCAATCCGGTGGTGATCCTGGGCGACGGCTACCTGGGCCAGATGACCGGCGTGGTGCGGCTGCCCGACACCCTGACCCAGCCGGGCCTGCCGGCCTGGGCGGTATGGGGCGACAGGGAACATCGCCGCAACCTCATCAGCTCCATCCTCATTACCGAAGTGGACCTCGAGGCCCACAACATCCACCTGAATGAAAAATACGCGGAGATCGAAGCGAAGGAACAGCTGGCCGAGCTGTACCGCTGCGACGATGCGGAGATCATCGTGGTGGCCTGCAACACGCCGGCCCGCATGGCCAAGGGCGCGGTGGAAGCCATGCGCGAACAGGGCGTGAAGGCCGGGTTGTTCCGCCCCATCACCCTGTGGCCCTTCCCCATCGACGCGTTCAAGCCGCTGCTGTCCCATGCGAAGCGGGTCATCGTCGTGGAGGCCAGCCCCGGACAATTGCAGGACGAGCTTCGCCTCGCCCTCAGCAAGGCCGAACTGGACCATCCGCCCATCTCGTCCGTGCAGCGCTATGGCGGCAAGCTGCCGGAGCAGGTGGAGATCGAGGCCAGGATCCAGAAGGACCACCAGCTCATCAAGGATGCCCGGATGATGGAAGAGGTGAAGGCATGA
- a CDS encoding hemerythrin domain-containing protein, producing the protein MDFRFEISKRLSREHEDVAALLARLEAFLRTSGIDRQPDWRDAEARRIMGDLRGALRTEIPNHFAIEEQELFPVYAEAGGADMVELLLADHQVILDLAAEIRPMVEKILGSPEGLDQAEWEIFRARCAVFVTELGSHAEKEEFGFIPEVDELLDPAAARHIFDRYLQM; encoded by the coding sequence ATGGACTTCCGATTCGAGATCAGCAAGCGATTGTCCAGGGAACACGAGGACGTGGCGGCGCTGCTGGCCCGTCTGGAGGCCTTCCTGCGGACCTCTGGCATCGACCGCCAACCCGATTGGCGGGACGCGGAGGCCCGGCGGATCATGGGCGACTTGAGGGGAGCGCTCCGCACTGAAATCCCCAATCATTTCGCCATCGAGGAACAGGAATTGTTCCCGGTCTATGCCGAGGCGGGCGGCGCGGACATGGTCGAGCTCCTGCTGGCGGACCATCAGGTCATCCTCGATCTGGCCGCGGAGATCAGGCCGATGGTGGAGAAAATCCTCGGCTCCCCGGAGGGCCTGGACCAGGCCGAGTGGGAGATCTTCCGGGCCCGGTGCGCTGTCTTCGTGACCGAGCTGGGCTCCCATGCGGAGAAGGAGGAATTCGGCTTCATCCCAGAAGTGGACGAACTGCTGGACCCGGCCGCGGCCAGGCATATTTTCGATCGCTACCTTCAGATGTAG
- a CDS encoding 2-oxoacid:acceptor oxidoreductase family protein yields MSVIYGHFERHSHGEGLKGRTTHYCPGCGHGLVHRDLAEVIETLGIQDRTVLVSPVGCSVFAYYYFDVGNTQAAHGRAPAVAIGHKRANPNSIVISYQGDGDLASIGLAETVSTAQMGIPITVIFINNAIYGMTGGQLAPTTLMGQKTSTSPEGRTQGMGMPLRMAELIAQLDGPVYVERVALYDAKNRIKARKAIEKALRIQAEGRGYAFIEVLSECPTHLKMTPEETEKWVKECMEPVFPLGVKKDTVVEPWWDAAQTPSFDPDKVLALVGASKDAPTRHAKGFPLHLGGQDISFKLAGSGGDGAQTAALLLARTAINEGFDATNIPSYGPESRGGTSYADVHIAEHEVLNPAAPDPMVLVAFNMPSLTKFAPTVRAGGVIIYDSTVIEDVSSLPPMAPGIRMVGVPLTQLALGLERPMVKNIVALGAIQAVTQLFPAETFLSTIRMVLKDKPALLPLNEAAFAAGLRHAAPIPA; encoded by the coding sequence ATGAGCGTCATCTACGGTCATTTCGAACGCCATTCCCACGGCGAGGGCCTCAAGGGCCGCACCACCCACTACTGCCCCGGCTGCGGCCATGGGCTGGTCCACCGCGATCTCGCCGAGGTCATCGAAACCCTGGGCATCCAGGATCGGACCGTGCTGGTGAGTCCGGTGGGCTGCTCGGTCTTCGCCTACTACTACTTCGATGTGGGCAACACCCAGGCCGCCCATGGCCGGGCTCCCGCCGTGGCCATCGGCCACAAGCGCGCCAATCCCAACAGCATCGTCATCAGCTACCAGGGCGACGGCGACCTGGCCTCCATCGGCCTGGCGGAAACCGTCTCCACGGCCCAGATGGGCATTCCCATCACGGTCATCTTCATCAACAACGCCATCTACGGCATGACCGGCGGGCAACTGGCCCCCACCACGCTCATGGGACAGAAGACCAGCACCAGTCCCGAAGGACGCACCCAGGGCATGGGCATGCCCCTGAGGATGGCGGAACTGATCGCCCAGTTGGATGGTCCTGTCTACGTGGAGCGCGTGGCGCTCTATGATGCGAAGAACCGGATCAAGGCCCGGAAGGCGATCGAGAAAGCGCTGCGCATCCAGGCCGAAGGCAGGGGTTATGCCTTCATCGAAGTCCTTTCGGAGTGCCCCACCCATCTGAAGATGACTCCAGAGGAAACCGAAAAGTGGGTCAAGGAGTGCATGGAGCCCGTGTTCCCGCTCGGCGTCAAAAAGGACACCGTGGTGGAGCCCTGGTGGGATGCGGCCCAGACTCCCAGTTTCGACCCAGATAAGGTCCTGGCGCTCGTGGGCGCCAGCAAGGATGCGCCCACGCGCCACGCCAAGGGTTTTCCGCTTCACCTGGGCGGCCAGGACATCAGCTTCAAGCTGGCGGGGTCCGGTGGCGACGGCGCGCAGACCGCCGCCCTGCTGCTGGCCCGAACCGCCATCAATGAAGGTTTCGACGCGACCAACATTCCGAGCTATGGCCCGGAAAGCCGCGGCGGCACTTCCTACGCAGATGTGCACATCGCCGAGCACGAAGTGTTGAATCCCGCAGCGCCCGATCCGATGGTCCTGGTGGCCTTCAATATGCCCAGCCTGACGAAGTTCGCGCCTACCGTGCGCGCAGGCGGCGTGATCATCTATGATTCCACCGTCATCGAGGATGTTTCATCCCTGCCGCCCATGGCCCCCGGCATCCGGATGGTCGGTGTGCCGCTCACCCAACTGGCCCTCGGGCTGGAACGGCCCATGGTGAAGAACATCGTGGCGCTCGGCGCCATCCAGGCCGTGACCCAACTCTTTCCAGCGGAGACCTTCCTTTCCACCATCCGCATGGTGCTGAAGGACAAGCCGGCCCTCCTGCCGCTGAACGAGGCGGCCTTCGCCGCGGGCCTGCGGCACGCAGCTCCGATCCCCGCATGA
- a CDS encoding CoA-binding protein, translating into MNTAACGTGFLHEGACYGLLARAGLHPPRHGWLGKHLPFAPGESVVVKGIAEGLWHKSELGAVRFLRFESDALASAWEEMRIRVEAEGYPWIGALVCERIQMASSPGLPAEGFAALTKGEGGWTLVLGLGGMQADALGALAPPLRWPMAFVDPQSALRELEAHLLGQVWLGTLRGTKPLTTRPQLLAFLEGLWTAAELAESEGLDLLELNPVALDLSGDPRPLDGVGRGAAPRSARPSPPRDFLEALKAPKRIAVAGVSGKPDGAGRIIIENLRKARLPEGDLLILRPGETRFLDLPCLPDAGALLKAPVDLLVLALPAASAVESVEALISQGGGASVVALVAGGLGDGADTDGLGGRLMEALNEARREGRWTPALLGPNFLGHVVPVEGINTTFIPADKWTPPPGGGSLALLSQSGAFLLSRLSGTPQLPLALAVALGNQLDLRLPDLLQALEADPEIRSVAAYVEGFAPGDLEATAFIAARMKAAGRPLWIYRAGRTEAGLAAAASHTGALAGDRDLEQALLTRAGARIAPTIAAFDAGLAWLGSFPGLKPGPVAVLTNAGFESVAAGDLMGGAFPPAVLSGAEVQSLREILRDHKLENLVSAQLPLDITPMADEAAYRAILELMLQSEARVVVVGLVPFTRKLELEDAKKATAFAQDLKTQAERLGKAVALVVDAGAAYDPMRKALAAGGLPVFTRMEAALEGLKALD; encoded by the coding sequence ATGAACACAGCGGCTTGCGGCACGGGCTTCCTTCACGAGGGAGCCTGTTATGGCCTGCTGGCCAGGGCGGGTCTGCATCCCCCCCGGCATGGGTGGTTGGGGAAACACCTTCCCTTCGCGCCTGGAGAATCCGTGGTGGTGAAGGGCATCGCGGAAGGTCTGTGGCACAAGAGCGAGCTGGGCGCCGTGCGGTTCCTCCGGTTCGAGAGCGATGCCCTGGCCTCGGCCTGGGAGGAGATGCGGATCCGGGTGGAGGCCGAAGGCTATCCCTGGATCGGGGCTCTGGTGTGCGAACGCATCCAGATGGCCTCGTCGCCAGGTTTGCCCGCCGAAGGTTTCGCGGCCCTGACCAAGGGCGAGGGCGGTTGGACTTTGGTGCTCGGCCTCGGGGGCATGCAGGCAGATGCTCTGGGCGCCCTGGCTCCGCCCCTGCGTTGGCCCATGGCCTTCGTGGATCCGCAGTCGGCCCTGCGGGAGCTGGAAGCGCATCTGTTGGGCCAGGTCTGGCTGGGGACGCTTCGGGGCACCAAACCCCTCACCACCCGTCCCCAACTCCTGGCTTTCCTTGAAGGGCTCTGGACGGCCGCCGAATTGGCGGAGTCGGAAGGTCTGGACCTGCTCGAACTCAATCCCGTGGCCCTGGACCTGAGCGGCGATCCGCGCCCCCTGGACGGTGTGGGCCGGGGCGCTGCGCCCAGATCCGCGCGGCCATCTCCGCCCCGGGATTTCCTGGAGGCTCTGAAAGCCCCCAAGCGCATCGCCGTGGCCGGTGTCTCCGGCAAACCCGATGGCGCGGGCCGCATCATCATCGAGAATTTGCGGAAGGCCCGGCTGCCCGAAGGCGATCTCCTCATCCTGCGCCCCGGCGAAACGCGATTTTTGGATCTCCCCTGCCTGCCGGATGCCGGGGCCTTGCTGAAGGCGCCCGTGGATCTCCTGGTGCTGGCCCTGCCCGCCGCTTCGGCGGTGGAGTCCGTGGAAGCGCTCATCTCGCAGGGCGGCGGCGCATCGGTGGTGGCGCTTGTGGCCGGGGGATTGGGCGATGGCGCGGACACCGACGGTTTGGGCGGACGGCTCATGGAAGCTCTGAATGAGGCCCGGCGCGAAGGCCGGTGGACCCCGGCCCTGCTCGGTCCGAACTTCCTGGGACATGTGGTGCCGGTTGAGGGAATCAACACTACCTTCATCCCCGCGGACAAATGGACCCCGCCGCCGGGCGGCGGATCCCTGGCGCTTCTGAGCCAAAGCGGGGCCTTTCTGTTGAGCCGGCTATCCGGAACGCCGCAATTGCCGCTGGCCCTGGCGGTCGCCCTGGGAAACCAGTTGGATCTGCGCCTGCCGGACCTGCTCCAGGCCCTGGAAGCCGATCCGGAAATCCGGTCGGTGGCGGCCTATGTGGAAGGCTTCGCGCCCGGAGATCTGGAAGCCACCGCCTTCATCGCCGCCCGCATGAAGGCGGCGGGCCGGCCCCTGTGGATCTACCGGGCGGGCCGCACCGAGGCGGGGCTGGCGGCCGCCGCCAGCCACACCGGGGCTCTGGCCGGGGATCGGGATCTGGAGCAGGCGCTGCTCACCCGGGCGGGCGCCAGGATCGCGCCCACCATCGCGGCCTTCGACGCGGGGCTGGCGTGGCTGGGCTCTTTCCCCGGTTTGAAGCCAGGCCCCGTGGCGGTGCTCACCAATGCAGGTTTCGAAAGCGTGGCCGCCGGAGACCTGATGGGCGGCGCCTTTCCACCGGCCGTCTTGAGTGGAGCTGAGGTCCAGTCTCTCCGTGAAATCCTGCGGGACCATAAGCTGGAGAACCTGGTGTCGGCGCAACTGCCCTTGGACATCACGCCCATGGCCGACGAGGCCGCCTATCGCGCCATTCTGGAGCTGATGCTGCAAAGCGAGGCCAGAGTTGTGGTGGTGGGCCTGGTGCCCTTCACCCGCAAACTGGAGCTGGAGGATGCAAAAAAAGCCACGGCTTTCGCCCAGGACCTGAAAACTCAGGCGGAGCGGCTGGGCAAGGCCGTGGCTTTGGTGGTGGACGCGGGTGCTGCCTACGATCCCATGCGCAAGGCCCTCGCGGCGGGCGGGCTCCCGGTCTTCACGCGCATGGAAGCCGCGCTGGAAGGGCTGAAGGCGCTGGACTGA